In the genome of Chaetodon trifascialis isolate fChaTrf1 chromosome 21, fChaTrf1.hap1, whole genome shotgun sequence, the window GCGTTTGGGGAGTCGAGGCAGAAAAAGGCATGAAGAGAGGCTGACAGCTTGTCCCTTCAGGCGCAAGCTGTGATTGATAAATGCACCATTACAGTTCTCCTGCAGAGTGTCAAAGACATGTTTGCTGTTTCAGGCTTCCAGTTTTACTACAAAACCATCAGGAGGACGTGGAGGTAATATACAAGAGGCATTCCTGCTAACTGCTGAGTAGCGTCAGTCAGGCTTAAACAGTCCTAATTTGTTAGATTAATCATTGACATGAGCACTTAGACCTTCAACCACCTCAATGCTTTTCAGCTATTTAAGGATTTCTATCTGATAATGGCCAAATCTTCCCTAAAACTGGGCAGACAATGCACAGATTAAGAACATCTTTCACCTCAAATTGGTTGCCCCCCACCAATGCATTTCTGCCAGACTGGCTGCCGTTTGATATTCAGTTTGAGGCTGGTGACAATGTGCGATTAACCCGAGCGATCTGGCTGCTGGACGATCTGATGAATTTGAAATTGGAAAACTGTCTCGCCTGAGCAGACACACCATTCGACTCCTCAGATGGTGTTCAAAACACGCAGTATGAACTCTTTGTGAGCTTATTTAACATTATTGGAAGTAGTATTTTACATATTATGGCTGTGGCTGCTACATAAGTAATATGGAATAATTTTATTAACCCAAATACTTTGCTAAAACTTGAGTCATTACTTCTAATTATAAGTCCAGTGAGAGACTGGGACAGGATGGAAGACACCTGTCACTGTCTGTCCACTGTCACAGACTTGTACCCTCGTGAGGATTTCTGCTTgccgctgctgctctgtgagctcATATCATCTGTTTTCATGCGTGCCAGTTTTGAGACTAATTAAACGTCACAGAATCGCTCCATTTCTTGCCCTTTATCAACCTTTTGCCTCATTTTCTGTGTAGCAGAGTAGCTGACAACACGATCAAACCCTACAGTGTGAATATGAAGGgtaattaaaacattttgtggATTAAAAGCAGCATGTACCCAAATGACGTGCTGCAGCAGAATATCTGGATATTTGCTTTAATTGTTTATCTTGGTATTGTTGTGGGTTGTGCATAAATAATCTCTGTTTATGTTAAATTATACATGTTAGAGTAAGTGCATTTTGAAGCCAGGAGACCCAGCAGTGCTACTCCAACTTTCTTGAATCTGTCCCCGGAAAAGCTCGTGCCTCTGAGTCTTCAAGCTGCCAAGAAGCTGCCAGGAGACTTAGAATAAGGCTTCCAGGTTGCGAACATCTTTTAAAATCCTCAGTGGCTCCTCTGACACTCTGCCCTGGAGGCTGGACGGAGATAAGCAGAGACAATATGTGAAGGTGTAACAGTGGAGATAGGAAAGAAGCAAGGGAGTGCTCTTATGATTCTGCAGGAAGCTGAGCTTGTTAGAAGCGTGAGCAGCACTGTAATGATTTCTCTGCTTAACACTGTGGATACGCTTCCCTATTTCACAGTATGCATACGTTTTGAGGTTAATCATTGGCTTGAAAAACAGATACACTATTGGATATAAAGGCCAGTGTGGATAATTTACATATAACATCTTTTATTCAAGGAGTGACTTAAAAACCCCAACAACTTTAAGAAAACAACAGTCAAAACAGCACAGTTAGATTGGCAACGTAACAGCCCCCCCTCACGTACAGTGTGTTTCCTGACgctcacaccaaaacacacagttgATTTTGTGTCTTCTGAGGCACATCTGCTTTCAGAGAGTGGCTCACAATACAAGTagacagaaatgagaaacacaACTCAGCCATTGTTCTCATGCTCCCTGGgtttaaagacacacacacacacgcacgcacgcacacgcacacacacacacacacacacacacacacacacacacacacacacacacacacacacacacacacacacacatcgcctCGAGGCAAGGAAGGCCAGTGACATCAAGTGTATTCAATTCACAAGGAGGCATGTTGAGGAAATTTGAGTCACAGCTTTGGGAAGACCCTCCGGAGgtcttttccctccagcagagtCGCTGTTGCTTGAATAACAGTGAGTGCTGTAACTTCATTAACTGGAGGtggaggttgggggggggggaccccTGAACTAACTCACAGCCCTGCAACTGAAAGCCAAGTGTTCGTCCACATATCGTAAATATAAATTAGAATGGATGacctgaaattaaaatgtggaTAAAATGCTTTTAGTGTTCAGtataaagcaaacaaaactcTAAAGGCATGGGgagcataataataataataataataatgataatgataagaGAGCAAATAATCACTGAGGAGTTATtcaaaatacatacatactgcTTGGGTACTTcttgaataaatacatttcaaaaatacatatatttttatcttttcatattctttttgctagaaaatgttaaaatttgAAAGCAGCTATGTATATTTAAAATATGGCATTAAATCACTCAGTAAAGGCTTTTATCAAAAGCCCCTGGACACAATGTGAATTCATCCATCTTCTCAAAGAAGCACTGCATACAATATCTGTGTCACAGCCAAGACTTCAAactaaaaagaccaaaacaaaaccaaaaacaaacagtttcttCAGATAGTGCAGGGAGATAAGATGCAAATCCTTCAACAACTCAACATGTTTCTGGAGGAAAATATCTCCATGATTGTGGATTAGAGGCAGCTCTGATGATGAAAAATGTAACAGTGAAATATTGCATATCTGGGGTGCAACCGAGGGGAGATCGGACCTCTTTCCCTCCTGTAACAGCCACATATTGCTTAGTGTTAGTGCTGAGGATGGAGGGAACAGGAACACTGACGGGGAAAAAACAGGAGATTCTGACAATAAGAAGTCATAATATTTAGAGATGAAAGTTGTAATATTTCAAGAGTAAAATCACAATATTGTGACAAAATTTTCTTGGTATTTTGAGACTGAAACTTTACCCAGTACTGTAACAATTTGGCTGTTACATtctcaaaaaggaaaaatatgatgaacttttttttccattaaattaATGTTTTGCCagattttcagaataaagtcataacataaaaatatacaaatatactatatatgtatatgtactgtAAAACAGCCTAATGTTCTAATTAGAAAGGAGAGATTAGATTAGATATGGGTGTTTTAGCATTCCCTGACGACATAAATAACTCCTTATTCACAAAATATTTAACTTATTTTTCAATGTCATTCTTTTAAAATTCGAACTTTAATTGTAACATTACAACTTTTCTTGAAATATTCTGACTTATTCTCAAAATCAAATTTTTTCCTCTTAGAGTACTCCTAATACTCCATTACTGTACCTCTGACAGCCCTCAGTgccacagacaaaaacacattcagtcaTCCCAGCCAAAGAAACGCCCCGTCATCTGGTAGAACTTCATGTTGAAGGGCCTGTAGAAGTCCCGTAGCCTCTGCACCACCTCGGGGTCAATGTTCGGGTGGGTCCGCCCTTTGGTTTTGCCCAGGCAGTGGGGCTTGCTGCTGCCCTCGGCCTTCTTGAGGCACGGGAAACCCTTGGTCTGGTTGAAGTaaaagtgtttgtctgtgatgaTCCTCTTGAGGCCCAGGAAGTCCTGCACGCGGCCCAGCTCTCCGGCCGGGTCGCTGATCAGACGCTCGCCGCTCACGAACAGGATCTGGCCCATGGGGAAGTACTGCAGCCAGTTGTCCAGGTGCTTGGCGTAGATGCCGATCTGGATGGCGCTCCACGAGGTGTCGATGAGCCCCGTAGTCCTGTTTTTGAAGGTGAGGCTCTCGAAAGAGGGAATGTCAGGCTTCTTGGACAGCGTCTGCGTGTAGTCCGAGATAGCCCTGGTGACAGGGTCCCTCACTACCACGATCAGCTTGGTGTCCCGGGACATGGCGGAAATCCTGGCCGGAGCCTCTCTGGTCACAAAGTAGCTGGGGGTTTTCTCCATGGTGATCTGACCCTCCAGGGTCTTGGGCATCAGCTCTCTGGGAAGAGAAAAATCGAGAAAGGATTGGAAAAGGAAGTGAGATATTTGTTTGACCCGGACTCCGGACTGAATCGCACACAGCAACTGTCACAGTTGTACAAGCGCTCTTacttaaataaacacacacctggacGAACTCAGGCTATGTCATCAAAACCTCTGAGTCCAATCAATCAAGAATAACACTGGAACCAGTTTGTTTGCAcaagtttatttatttgatcTCTATCAGGTGTCTTTTTCTCTGAGCTCAATTAGCAGCCAAGAGGTGCAACCAAATGTTGATTTGCAGTTTTGGCGCAGCACCACGCTCGGGATATAAAGACATTCTTGTGGTGATAGAATGCAGACGCTACCTCAAGTGTTCCTTAATGTAGCCTGAGGGCTTCTGAAATGAAGAAGGGGACTCCCTAGGGTCCATTTGAAAGAGGGTATTCTTCACTCTCACATGGCGCGAAAAGATGAACGTCAATCTCTATACCCATACTATGGTAGTGCTGGTtataaaatattgatatttgaGCTGAAAAGCCCTCTCAGCATAATTGATCACCTTCCTGACTTTCACTTTTTACAACAAATGGTGGAGGAACATCAGAAAAATATGTCAACACTGTAATTTCCCCTCTGGTGAGAAATGAGCGTTTTCCTCCTCGCAGAACGGCTCTAGTGGTTTaatattgtgtttatttgaaaCATGATTTGGGGAATTGCTGTGTTTGTAGGTGTTATAAACAGTTAGATTCGAGcaatctgaacacacagagtAAATATAGTCATAGATTGGTATTCTCAATGTGTTCACCTCTATGAAATTAAATCCCAGTGATGAAAGCAAACTCATAAATCCAACCTTAAATATTTACACCAGCAAAGTTCAGTTAGGCATAACCCCAGGTTCTAACATTCATTTGGCAAAATATCCTCGTGTGTGCTTGAGTCCTTTCCGCCATGAGCTCACAAAAGGGATGGGAGACAAGCTAATCCGTTCGGCCATGCCACCCCTCTTCTCCCACTCCTCTTTCTCCGCTTTCCTTCTGCCCAGCTGCCTTCAGGACAGTGACCTTAAGCAAAGCGGGTAAAAGCCGCCCATGAATGATTAACGCACCCTCCTTCTGCCATTTAGAGCCTCTGCAGAATACAGCTTTAAAATTCACCAAAGTACAGAATGCAGGCGTCAATTATTCATCTGCTTGGCTGGTGCTGCTTAAAGCGAGGACTGGCGCTGACAAAGTGGCCCAGGCTCCCAGGGTAGACGCTGTTTGCCACCGTGACAGAACTACTGAGACCCTAACGGAGGGAGGTCTTCTGAGATGTCTGAAGATTCAAGAGTGCTCAACACTTCAATCTGTTGTTTCTAGGACAAGTCAAGCAACGGCAAGCACGAGCATTTGTGTGATCGAAGTACAGCCTCTTCCTGCCGACGAGTATCTTTCTGGTGTGATGGGCACCGTTTTTCTGCCTTGCAGAAAGACGCTGGTAAACGATCATGCTCCGTTAAACATACACAGAATGAAATGAGACAGAGGGCACTGAGATCTTTGCTGAGGACGAGCTTTACACAAACACGGTGCATTTCTAAAAGACACAAGCTGTCATGATGAATGTGATGGTGTGCTGGTTTCACTGAGGGCTTTGCCCACATGCGTCCTCCAAAgtaaacaagaaaacacaacatgtaaCTGCCCTCCAGAGGGAAAAATAtgagcattttctgatctgatgccACTATCAACATCATGCAAATCActgttacaaaaataaaagcattgtCTTCTCCAACAGCACTgggtttggttaggtttaggcccAAAAATGGCTTGTTTAATGTTAGGGAACCAAACTCTGACATTTTGTTGACCTTCGCTTTCTCTGAACTTTATGGCCCTCAATGATGCCACATTATTTTTTCCTCACTCTCCTTTCCTTTAACACCTGATGATCAATCGTTCAACTGCTGGAGGTCTTTAGTAGTCCGATGTTAACATGATGTTTTGGGTAGTTGCTTAAATGAGTGATGGTGTTGTTTTTCTGGGGAGGAGAGGGCACTCTCTTTTCCtcagtcaacagaaacaaacatttggACAAGACTATTTGTTGGTCACATGTGGGCTGAAATCAGTTCATGATCACTCTGAAATATTTGGGATAGAGGTTATGACAGTAAAGGTAAAACCATGTTAGAGGAAGAATCCCAAAACTATAAAGGAGTCATGAATACAGAGGTGGCAGTACAAGTGTATCTCTACCAGGTTTTCTTATGGTTGTT includes:
- the LOC139349735 gene encoding heparan sulfate glucosamine 3-O-sulfotransferase 3A1-like; this encodes MVFSRISKLDPPSRGIFRKAAVMLCSLLTFLFLLHCLTDRCGTSSPSPVKASSSRPAGLLEDLRSQRTKRLLYEWTAGSEAVGYGAARRSSRVLADERAGQVLELREESLILPPPDLVASRKVSPRFAGKLSPLGEGSKKLPQALIIGVKKGGTRALLEFLRVHPDIRAVGAEPHFFDRNYENGLEWYRELMPKTLEGQITMEKTPSYFVTREAPARISAMSRDTKLIVVVRDPVTRAISDYTQTLSKKPDIPSFESLTFKNRTTGLIDTSWSAIQIGIYAKHLDNWLQYFPMGQILFVSGERLISDPAGELGRVQDFLGLKRIITDKHFYFNQTKGFPCLKKAEGSSKPHCLGKTKGRTHPNIDPEVVQRLRDFYRPFNMKFYQMTGRFFGWDD